The region catatatatatatatatatatatatatataaataaacgtttcaatttaaataatcaaatctcacatttttaGGAAACAAGGGAGAGATGTTTGTGGGTCTGATGGGGAGAAGCATTTCCAGTGGCAGTAAGCACAAATACCAACACACACCTAACTCATTTCAAAATATCAAAGCAGCTTTATTGATATTAAAAATATGTAATTGCTAATACACATTTAACAGCCATGATTAAAAGTACAAGGCAAAGACAGTCCCATTAAAATGTCAAGTTAAAATACTTTGTTTATTACAGAATCGTTAACCAGAATATTTCCATCTGCAACAACCACTGCCATCGATGTTTCGGAGAAACCACACAAGCAAGGTATGATTGTACCAGTAAAAAAACCTGAGGTCGTTTTATTTCTATGTGCATTCTTACAGTGGCATTGTtgtctgcattctttttttttttttttaaatattctcaGCAAatcaaaatatcttttttttgttgccattaTTCCATTATTTGGCAGGTTCATCAGAGGAATGGTTCCAAATCCTGTATTGATGGagctagaaaaaaaaagtacacattTTTATGATCTATACAATTTTACACCAACCAAAGAAGACGTTACCATACATCATACTCCTCAAAATACACTCTGCTTACGGTTTCAATTCATGCTAACAATTATTGTATTAAGCCCAAACAAAAACTACCATCTTCAAAACGCACATTTCTTGaatggaataaaaaataatgcagcTAGATGTAGGCAtgtactctttttttcttttttttcttcttttttgcatGAGGAAAGCAAAACATTCATGTTTTCCACCACACTGGACCGTTAATCATTTAACATTCAAAGCTTAGTACATGTAGGCAACTTTCTTAACAAATAGGACAAAGAGATTCTCTACTATTATTAATTGTTTGACAAAGTTTAAGTCAAGAATCATTGGACTTGGAACGCATGGTGCTTAAAATCTAAAtgaaagtaaaatataaaagtaaaaaaaagtttagtgacagaaataaaaatggGGGTAAAATCATGAAGGAAAGAATCAACACTGGTCTTTATTGACAGTTGGAAGGTCTAGGCTACTTGTGGCTGGTGAGGCTGAGGTCGAGTTGACTCAGTAGCCTGAGGATCTTAGTGCTCATGTCCCTTTGGGAGGAGTCCATTTTAGTGAGCTCGGGTCGATGGTTTTGTTGCTATTGCCTCGCTTGATCTCCTTCGCTCTCCACTCATCAATCAGGTCCTAGGAGAGGGAGAACAAAGTCACAAACCAGACTGTCAAATACAGTCATTACATTTAAGTGAAGCTGCGTTACTGTCATTTTTCAACACaggtaaaaaaacacacacacacacacgcgctagGACTGGTATATGGAGGAGGacaaaaattaataaaatcGATAATCATTACAGCATCATCTTGAAATCTCCAGGTCCAGCATTTACCAAAACTTTAAACCTTAAATGATTTGTTTGACTGGAGGAAAACGTTCAAGTATTTAAAATTGAACTTTTCAGTGAGATGTGGGAATTCTGTCAACGTGATCTCTTAAGCATTGTCAAAATAATATCATTTAGAGAGATAAACTtcaacaggaagaaaaaaacaaacaaaaaaaccacaGACACTACACAGGCCAAAGGTCCGACATCTTACCTGACGCTTTAACACCAAGTGCTTTCCCTTCCAATACTTCAGCATCTGAAGAGACTGCAGGGTGCTCACTATGTCCACCGGATTGACAGCCGTTTCCTGACTGATCTCTGTGCATCAACAAATATTACATCAGTAAATATgatttgtgtatgcatgtatgtgtaccTCCTGTTAAAGCAATCTTTTCATGTGTTAATAAACCTTTCTCAACCGAGCCAAACGTTGCATGTTATGAacacattttgtattgtatctGAACAAGTGGGAGAAGAAGGCAAGTGGGCAGCCTGCTTGCATTCTGTGTTCTCACTCACCTTTGATGGAGATCTCCTTGCCCTGGAAATTGTACATGTATCTGAGTAACACTTCCTTCCAGTAGCTACGGTAACTGATGAGGCCCAGGTCAGACAGAGGCCTCTCGGGGGAGCCCACCTTCTCCTCCACTTTGGACAGCAGGTAGCCTAAACAAAGCACACAGGGCAGTCAGAAAGAgcagtttaataaaaaaaaattaaaaaaaaatgcattacattAAAAATCCATATTTCAGTCTATTCAAACAATATCGATTTCCTCCCAAAATACCAAAATGTCAtcaaattaaaacataatttaatcaTGAATAAATCTGGAGGTAAATAATGTAGTGGCTCATGAATCTACATACAAACTGCATAATGTGCTTCAGCTAATGCAATCTATTGCAACAGTTCCGGGATAAATAGTACTCAACTGAAGCTTATATTAGACATTAAGTAAGCAAGAACTGAATCAAGAGTCAACTATTATTTTTGCGTTCACATATACTTTACCGTGGTCATTTTTTCTAGCAtggaaataacacattttgtgtACTCTTACTGATTAGGACAGTCTAGACTCATTTTAATCAATTTGGCAAAGTAGACAATTGACAAAATGAGAGAGAAATCGGTGAATATATACATACTGAAGTCAATGAGCATCTTGCCAAAGCCCTGCCTCATGTACTGTGGCATTGTCAGGATACAGGATACATTGTAGTTGAGGAAGGAATTCTTCTCCTGGAagtgataaagaaaaaaagaagaaaaaaagcattccTGTTACTTCTGTATACAAGAATTTAATTTATACAATATTTCATTCTTATATGCTGTATATAGacaacataaatataaacttgtttttccttttaccTTGGAAAAGTATCCCACTAAATGGCAGCCGGTGTTGTCGGCCTCAGTCATGACGTAGAAGAGAAACGGCTCCACGTCGTAGTACAGCGTTTTGTGGTCCAAGAAGAGCTTGGCGAGTAAACACAGGTTCTGGCAGTAGATCTGGGGAGAAAATGCCACTTATTAGTAAGATCATGTCACTGTCTGTGATGCTTGCTTTACAGATGTCTGTGTAACCAATCTCAAAATACTGACAAAACCAGAGGGAGTAAAGGTAGGCAAAGTGTGTCCCTACCTTGTTCTTTTTGCCATCTACTTCAAACACAGATATACCCCCCTTTCTGTACACCTCATCTCCTGGAGGATGCTTCCACACACACTTAGCCTGAAAAGacacataataaaaacacacagcaatgtAATTACCTAAGAACTCAGGGACTACAAACACATGTGTTAAATACATGTATTTGAAGGCCATAATGCAGTGTTGATAGGCAtgatatgaaatataaatacaattccATATGCAAATGTCCGGGGAAGagaattgttttttaatcaacttaaaattcatattttctgttatGGAGGACCCAGTCTATTTTAACATTCCAGACATTTTTAACTTAGCTTTTATGAACTATCAGTGAGTTGGTCAGATATCAGACTTTTTCAAGcaggaagaacaaaaaaaaaaaaatcaaataaactatttaaaacattttttatttggtgTAACAATAATGGCGCATCAGAGACTTGGAAGACTTCAGTCATTGACTCTCACCATGTGTCGCCTGAGAATGGTCTGGCTCTTCATGTACTTGAGGCAGAATTCGCAGACGTAGAGGCGCCCCAGGCGTGCGTACTCCTCAGGATAGGGCGAGTGGTACCAGGTGTCCAGCTCGTAGCGGCCAAACAGGATGGTCTTTATCATGTTACTGCCCTCAGTGATCTGACCCTGGATACGCAGCTTCTCCTGCAGGAGGGAAGTACATAGTGTTACCGCTGGTCTTAGCATCAACCTGTGTGATAAGGTAATTATAGTATACTAAAATATTAACGCAAGAGTAGTcgcgcattgccagaccttcctccacagcgctgcggagggtctggcaagtccacacagcattccgggatgggagagaaacgtgctctggtttattggcatttctttaaaccaatcgcaatcgtcttggACGGTGCTAAGCGCTGCAAGGAGCCCCGcttcaaaatagcctcaggaaggaacttgtttgattggaacgtgtacgttcaaaagttgttttagtcgtgcaacagaaaactcagattggacatatagtctagctagctgtctggatttaccctgcagagatctgaggagcagttaaccatagtcctcataaatccaccagaggttagaattccaacacaaagaaagggtaaggtaacagacatccggatgaaaagaaggacatacggcggaatttccggcatcAGCGGAGCAATCCCGGCAGTGGAAGGTCATGAATATAGACTAACGCAAGAGTGACACTGATGGAGATATGAAACAGGCATTACCAGATCTTCAGATGCACGGGCCTGGGCTTTTCTGAAGAGCTCCAGGTCATATTCACTGGTGATGTTCTCCAGCAGAGGCTCTCTGGTGTTGCTGTGTGTCTGCCGATGCTCCTGTGGACCAGACAGAGAAACGCAGATGAGACAATGTACCATCCAATATACAAGTATGCCACCTGAGTGGCAGTTGTAATAGTGACACATGGGGTTGAGTGCACAGCAGCAAGTGAACAACTGCCAGCGATGTACCATGTGCTTTTCTTTCTGCTCCTTCTGAAGGCCAGAGCTTCGGCCCTTCCTCATCTCAGACACCTGCTCTTTGTATCTGCTCTGTTTCGATGTTGGTGTCTGAAAATCAGATAGAAACACATTAACTTTCATGGTAATATCAAACCTaccagtgtttcccctaccatTGTTTTAAAAACGACCCCTGCCCACCCTGAAAGAATGACAAAATTATATAATGATGCTACATATTCCACAGGACGCATAAgataaagctgttttcacacatacaggcaaTTCGCTTCTCGTTCCTCGCCTTAAAAGTTCAATTAATTTTAACTTAACGGGCTGGCTACATTCCACGCGTAACGTATGCGGAGTGGGTGTTCCAACACTACGCTTTCACTATAACcaatgaaactggctacaccGGGCACGAGAGCAGTGCTCTACAAGCTTAAAAATAGGACAgtcttatatttatattttttacgcGAGGTGTGTGCGGCCCTTTACACAGAAATAGATCATAAAGTctcattatttcttttaaattaaactatcgatatacaggaaacgacttaatgactgtgaatgagcgtattggcagtttcattttgagagtttctgtttttatttctcgtTTCCCTCACCTacgtcctctgataacagctgacagtaaatTGACgttttcacagcgctgtgccggctccaaaaaactgagcaaacaacaacaatctcAAAGCAAAAGCTCTCAGTCTCacctgtgactcacacaatcctacgCTGTGTGTGCGCAGCTGGTGTAGCCAGTTAAAACATACATTCTGCGGCACATACGCTCCGCTAACGGTCCGCATACGTTGCTCAACAACTTTTTGGGGGAAGAGTCACCACCCCCCCATGGAAAAAAATCCTAGGGGAAACACTGCTATAAcaaccatatttgtaatttGATCACATATTTTCAGTTAATTAGACTATGCGGCAGACCACCTGCAGACTATCAATTGTGCGGGCCTACATAACATCAATATGCTACCTGTTAGAAATAATTAATGTGATGCCAGCCATTGCAAAAAGAGTACCTGGTGACGAGTTGCGTGGCGCGAGTTGTTTTCTTCCTGCCccttcacctcctcctcttgtTTCTCACGGCTGATGGCTTTCACCTGTAACGAAGATGCAGTTCAAACtgtcaaatgttttctcatGTGTTGCTAGGCCTTACAAACTTATTGCACGATACTGCTCTTCTAATTGTTTCTATATTCTAAcggttaaatatttaaaaaaacaaaacagttctTGACTTATGTGTCTGACCCTGATATTAAATACCCATTAATTAAACTGATTTATGTAACTCAATGTTGACACTCCAAAAGGCATTAtctaaaaaattattttatatatatatatatatatatcacacacatcatgaagagaaaaataaatcatgGAAGGTGAAGAACAGGCGTGTTGAGTAGCCAAGCACAACAAagctaacaaaaacacaattaacactattagggctgcaactaacgattattttcatcggCGATTAATccgttgattattttctcgattaatcgattagttgtttgatctataaattgtcgaaacatggtgaaaaatgtgaatcagtgtttcccaaagcccaatatgacgtcctcaaatgtcttgttctgtccacaactcaaagatattcagttaactgtcacagaggagagacaaaactagaaaatactcccatttaagaagctggaatcagagaaatcgTACTTCCTTACGTTTTTTTCCCaaaccaattaatcgattatcaaaatagttggcgattaatttaatagttgacaactaatcgattaatctttgcaccTCTAAACAatatcatataatatcaatacagTGAGATAAACAGTGTTGGCTATCTTCATCATAGCTACTGACAGAAGACAAGCCAGACACTCACCTTGCACTCATCCGCAGAGAGATTGTGGTAAAGAGGGCAACCTGATACAGCAAAATGACGTTCATGTTTTCCTGTAAGGTGACCTGGGCAGTTTGAGAAAAGGAGGACATTAATATTAATACAATTACATTATGATAGTACAAAATGTccctaaataaatatatatataaaatatcaaaattcaGTATATGGAAATAAATCAGGGATTCCACTGATGAACATTTGTACACAATTTACACAAGGGCAGGGTTTTTACCGAGTGAATTGCATCCCGGCGTAGGGCATTTCATGTTGAAGTTGTAGGTCTCGTGACAGCGGCGGCGCTTGGGTCGATGGGAGAGGTCCTTATCGGAGTCTCTGCTGGCTTGATCTTTAGCCTGGCTCTCATCATGGGAGGCATTGGGGCTGGAGATGTCCAGCTCAGATTCAGAAGAGGGAGCATTTCCTGTGGGCGTCAATGGTGGAGATTCATCATGGTCCGCAGCTCGCTTCAAATCCGGAGTATCTAAGGCAAAAGGAGTCAAACCACCACGTTGACTAAACAGCTGAGATGAAGCACACTGTAAAAACGTTATATTGTATTTATAGGATGTTGACCTACCCTGAGAGCTTTGGCTAAGGCGAGTAGAGGCTCTGGTGAGGCGCTGTCTCTTGGGCATGTTCCCATCACTTTCTGAACTATTGGTCTGTTCTCTTTCAGCGGAGGAGTCCGAGTCTTCAGTTCCATCTGAGCCACTCCCGACCATATGTCTCTAACAGGGAAAAACTCAAATGAGAGGCATCCTATACAAATTCCATAATCATGGTACAAAATGTAGAAGCTGATGTGCCATGGCAAGTGTCAGTGATGTGAATTAGACATGTCTATAGAGGTCTGTCGTACAAAGCACAATTGATGAGAATAGATTGCtaataactgttcatttttaATGATGAAAAACAGCATTCCAAAAACTGGGACAACGGGATGCTTGTTTAACAAGACGGGCTTGCCCGCTGTTTTATCCAGCTACTCTATAATGATTATTTGAGAGAAAAGGCCAGACAGCTGATAGCTCGCTGTTAGCTGGGCTTGTACGTTAGCAGGCTTAACAGCTATGACTAACGTTTGCGGATAACTACTATATTCTACAACAGTTAACGTAGCATTTGATACTTTTTAAACTAGTCAAATAATGTAACAGTTGCTAGCCATAGTAGTGGCTACAAGACGATGCATTTAGTCTGGTTAGCACTTCAGCAACCTAATATTATTGTTAGCTTCA is a window of Sander vitreus isolate 19-12246 chromosome 21, sanVit1, whole genome shotgun sequence DNA encoding:
- the LOC144536452 gene encoding uncharacterized protein LOC144536452, with protein sequence MDTWKIQLVVVTFCALVQTYQALSSSVEEERGLSKDWQDESLEAGLTPPMASLMKRSKALRFYGLMGKRSGIRNPFKVNRRNKGEMFVGLMGRSISSGKSLTRIFPSATTTAIDVSEKPHKQGMIVPVKKPEVVLFLCAFLQWHCCLHSFFFFLNILSKSKYLFFVAIIPLFGRFIRGMVPNPVLMELEKKSTHFYDLYNFTPTKEDVTIHHTPQNTLCLRFQFMLTIIVLSPNKNYHLQNAHFLNGIKNNAARCRHVLFFSFFSSFLHEESKTFMFSTTLDR
- the kat7b gene encoding histone acetyltransferase KAT7 — protein: MPRRRQRHMVGSGSDGTEDSDSSAEREQTNSSESDGNMPKRQRLTRASTRLSQSSQDTPDLKRAADHDESPPLTPTGNAPSSESELDISSPNASHDESQAKDQASRDSDKDLSHRPKRRRCHETYNFNMKCPTPGCNSLGHLTGKHERHFAVSGCPLYHNLSADECKVKAISREKQEEEVKGQEENNSRHATRHQTPTSKQSRYKEQVSEMRKGRSSGLQKEQKEKHMEHRQTHSNTREPLLENITSEYDLELFRKAQARASEDLEKLRIQGQITEGSNMIKTILFGRYELDTWYHSPYPEEYARLGRLYVCEFCLKYMKSQTILRRHMAKCVWKHPPGDEVYRKGGISVFEVDGKKNKIYCQNLCLLAKLFLDHKTLYYDVEPFLFYVMTEADNTGCHLVGYFSKEKNSFLNYNVSCILTMPQYMRQGFGKMLIDFSYLLSKVEEKVGSPERPLSDLGLISYRSYWKEVLLRYMYNFQGKEISIKEISQETAVNPVDIVSTLQSLQMLKYWKGKHLVLKRQDLIDEWRAKEIKRGNSNKTIDPSSLKWTPPKGT